The Dreissena polymorpha isolate Duluth1 chromosome 10, UMN_Dpol_1.0, whole genome shotgun sequence genome includes a region encoding these proteins:
- the LOC127848961 gene encoding heat shock 70 kDa protein 12A-like, translated as MKITRKQNAASGNSIAVSDKLRIDHSDVQTWFSEPISSRIDQVKDLRKLDYLNDVNTVLLVDGFAESNYVQERLRDEIPGISLIVPEDAGLAVRKGAMIFEHNPDVVAARVMYGVAVNITFDEKKHPSEVKQLYTDEWCVFNRFKIYVNANEEISVDREVVRHFIAFAKETLIRVYRTKSDKPINTTEAGCERLVTFRINNTDSVSLSDQRIEVHFMFGRTELLIKVKRSLTGEEKHLP; from the coding sequence ATGAAAATAACCCGAAAGCAAAATGCTGCAAGTGGAAACAGTATCGCGGTGTCAGACAAACTGCGTATAGATCATTCGGACGTACAAACTTGGTTTTCAGAACCAATTTCGAGCCGTATCGATCAAGTCAAAGACTTAAGAAAGCTGGATTATTTAAATGATGTGAACACTGTTTTGTTGGTCGATGGATTTGCGGAATCGAATTATGTACAGGAGAGGCTCAGAGATGAAATTCCCGGAATTTCTCTGATAGTTCCTGAAGATGCCGGCTTGGCGGTTCGTAAAGGAGCAATGATATTTGAACACAATCCAGACGTAGTGGCAGCACGCGTGATGTACGGCGTTGCTGTTAATATAACGTTTGATGAAAAGAAACACCCATCTGAAGTAAAACAACTATATACAGACGAATGGTGTGTGTTTAACCGTTTTAAAATCTATGTTAATGCGAACGAGGAGATCAGCGTCGATCGTGAGGTAGTTCGTCACTTTATTGCTTTTGCAAAAGAAACACTAATTCGTGTATACAGAACCAAGTCGGATAAGCCGATAAACACTACGGAAGCCGGTTGTGAGCGTCTTGTTACATTCAGGATCAATAACACCGACAGTGTATCGTTAAGCGATCAGAGAATCGAAGTACACTTTATGTTTGGCCGCACTGAGCTGCTTATAAAGGTTAAACGTTCGCTCACGGGGGAAGAAAAACACTTGCCTTAG